The window GGATCGAAACAGGGCACCTTTGCGAACATGGCGAAATACCGGCTGTCCTGTTCCGTCTGGGAGCTGTGGGGCCCCGGATCGTCGGCCACGACGAGAAGCATGCCGCCCTTGAACTGGAAGTGGGCGGCGCTCATGAAGGGGTCGGCCGCCACGTTCAGCCCCACCTGCTTCATGACTGCACAGGAGCGGGCACCGGTGAAGGAGGCCGCGGCGGCCACCTCGAAGGCTACCTTTTCGTTCACGCCCCACTCTACCGACATGGGAGAGCCCAGTTCGTCGGCGAACTTCGCCACAGCGGGCAGTATTTCGGAAGACGGCGTTCCCGGGTAGGCGGACGCCACAAGACACCCCGCTTCAACAATTCCCCTTGCGATTGCCTCGTTTCCCAACAATATGGCTTTCGTGCTCACTGTACGCGACACCTCCGTCATCCCGCAAGCGCCTCGATCCAGCGGCGCAGGGGGTTGTCTCCTCTCAGAAGCCTTCCGCTCCGGTCCACGAAGGCATGGCGGGTCCATCCCGAGGCGAGGGGCTTGCCGTCGGAGACCCGTTCAATACGGCATTCGAAGATTACGGACGATGCCTTCACTTCACCGATTTTCGTGAAAATGGTAATCTCGTCCTCGTACCGGGCAGGATGTTTATAGCGGCAGTGGGATTCCACGACGGGAAGAAAAATGCCCTCACCTTCCCAGT is drawn from Aminivibrio sp. and contains these coding sequences:
- a CDS encoding thioesterase family protein, which gives rise to MSSEYPYTLRVRYGDTDQMGVAYYANYLYWFEVGRTEFCRAHGKSYADWEGEGIFLPVVESHCRYKHPARYEDEITIFTKIGEVKASSVIFECRIERVSDGKPLASGWTRHAFVDRSGRLLRGDNPLRRWIEALAG